A section of the Tumebacillus amylolyticus genome encodes:
- a CDS encoding GNAT family N-acetyltransferase yields the protein MPEMRAATTNDLDALLEIYRAVIRRMQAGGNDQWDDTYPNRTVLEADLAAGTLFVCVDEDEKLLGAVVLNESIDEPYSQIQWDDAQGKWLVVHRLAVHPDTQGRGIGRDLMGFAEQWGLENGYSSIRLDTYSRNKAAVALYLRLGYVWKGEIHFQDRRAEPYVCFEKELGKADVAR from the coding sequence ATGCCGGAGATGAGAGCAGCCACGACGAATGACCTAGACGCTCTCTTGGAGATCTACAGAGCTGTGATTCGCCGCATGCAGGCGGGCGGCAACGACCAATGGGACGATACATATCCGAATCGCACCGTATTGGAAGCAGACCTCGCAGCGGGCACCCTGTTTGTATGTGTGGACGAGGACGAGAAGTTGCTCGGTGCCGTCGTGCTCAACGAATCGATCGATGAGCCGTACTCGCAGATTCAATGGGACGATGCGCAAGGCAAGTGGCTGGTCGTTCACCGCTTGGCCGTCCATCCCGACACGCAGGGACGAGGCATCGGGCGCGATCTGATGGGATTCGCCGAACAGTGGGGCCTCGAGAACGGATACAGCTCGATTCGTCTCGACACCTACTCCCGCAACAAAGCGGCGGTGGCCTTGTACTTGCGTCTGGGCTATGTGTGGAAGGGCGAGATTCACTTCCAGGATCGTCGAGCAGAGCCGTATGTGTGTTTTGAGAAGGAATTGGGAAAAGCTGACGTCGCGCGCTGA
- a CDS encoding SecDF P1 head subdomain-containing protein, translated as MSMRWSDQEPKVVEDLQELSPFHLSQEERHEMWQNIRRRVPKQKSRQRNRRFTAAGVVAAACAVLVVGAVQSDWLPVGNQASLPKHATGQPVDFQVGFDALYEVQGAPTTEGLQATVATLQNRLDQTGVKRGVVTIVDPSHVRVQTTGEVDAEALRALLTQTAKVEFKSEDGTVLATGTDLQSNATAMIDPQTKLPQVQIEFKNPALFKTITEKNIGHRLSIWLDNHMVANPMIQTSIADGKAVINGFKDEADAKKSTALINNAVLPYPLLEQSVTTTGN; from the coding sequence ATGTCTATGAGGTGGTCTGATCAAGAGCCGAAAGTCGTCGAGGACCTGCAAGAACTGTCTCCGTTCCACCTGTCGCAAGAGGAGCGCCACGAGATGTGGCAGAACATCCGCCGCCGCGTGCCCAAGCAAAAATCGAGGCAGCGCAATCGACGATTCACCGCAGCGGGAGTGGTCGCAGCCGCCTGTGCCGTTCTGGTCGTGGGGGCTGTACAGAGCGATTGGCTGCCGGTGGGAAATCAGGCGAGTTTGCCAAAACATGCAACGGGGCAACCTGTCGACTTCCAAGTGGGGTTCGATGCCTTGTATGAAGTACAAGGAGCGCCCACGACAGAAGGTTTGCAAGCAACGGTGGCCACTCTCCAGAATCGCTTGGATCAAACCGGTGTGAAGCGCGGCGTCGTGACCATCGTCGATCCCTCGCATGTCCGTGTGCAAACAACGGGAGAGGTGGACGCGGAGGCGTTACGCGCTCTGCTGACCCAGACGGCGAAGGTGGAGTTTAAGTCGGAGGACGGTACGGTGCTTGCGACGGGAACCGACTTGCAATCAAATGCGACTGCGATGATCGACCCGCAAACCAAACTGCCTCAAGTGCAGATTGAGTTCAAAAACCCGGCCCTGTTCAAAACGATCACGGAAAAAAACATCGGCCATCGTCTCTCGATCTGGCTGGACAATCACATGGTCGCCAATCCGATGATTCAAACCTCAATTGCAGACGGAAAAGCGGTGATCAACGGGTTCAAAGACGAGGCGGATGCGAAAAAGAGTACCGCCCTTATCAACAACGCCGTTCTGCCCTACCCGCTTCTCGAACAGAGCGTCACGACCACGGGAAACTAA
- a CDS encoding molybdopterin cofactor-binding domain-containing protein: protein MGAVGRSVPRKESYDKVEGRARYVRDRPLVGLLHGKIVKSPHAHAKILSYDLREALNTPGVRAVLTGQDCHVLTGDLLADRPVLAYQKVRYHGEPVAVVIADSEQTAWKAAQLVHVEYEALPVVNSPSSALMPGAPLVHEKVGEYKRYGDVYPVQGMNIAHHLKIRKGDYKRGWAEADVTVEGFTSFRPSDHIPLEPRAARAEIMPDGEIHIHASTQAPFIIKKFFARYFDIDPGHLVVHVPFVGGGFGGKGAVQLEFIAYCASLAVGGRMVEVSNTREEDMISSPCHIGLEAQVKLAATSDGRLTAAQITYLWDGGAYGDMAAVMAKAGGTDCTGPYRIPNLWADSLCVYTNHTYATSFRGFAHPELTFAIERTMDLLAKKLGMDPLALRELNAIGPGDTTPTQVELDHSNIGNLPACIDRLRELMDWESGQMQVLPNGRVRTKGIATLWKTSSTPTDAGAGAVLIFNSDGSVNLMNGVVEIGQGTKTGLAQIAAERLTIDVSHVHVSYEVNTKTNPTHWKTVASSSTMLAGRAVIDAADDAIRQLKYNASLVLNVPPEALDLAQGRVFVRENPKQGLEFKEIAMGYQFPNGLTIGKQVIGRGSYIVQLTNLDPETGAGKPGPQWAVAAQGVEVEFDPVECRYQVLRAYTVLDGGVIINHQAAVTQMTGGMSMGLSWATRESFLYDEKARVLNPQLRFYKITHFGENPEFVVDFVQTPYEEGPYGARGIGEYGVIGMAGALSNALSLAAGVELLHLPLTPESIWRARGGGS, encoded by the coding sequence GTGGGTGCGGTTGGACGGAGCGTCCCGCGCAAGGAGTCGTATGACAAAGTGGAAGGGCGGGCGAGGTATGTACGGGATCGCCCGCTGGTCGGGCTGTTGCATGGCAAGATCGTGAAAAGTCCACATGCTCATGCGAAAATTCTCTCTTATGATCTGCGGGAAGCATTGAACACGCCGGGGGTGCGGGCGGTGCTGACGGGGCAGGACTGTCACGTGTTGACGGGAGATTTGCTGGCCGACCGTCCGGTGCTCGCGTATCAGAAAGTGCGCTATCACGGGGAGCCCGTGGCGGTCGTGATCGCCGACAGCGAGCAAACGGCGTGGAAAGCGGCACAATTGGTGCATGTGGAGTATGAGGCGTTGCCCGTGGTGAACTCGCCGAGCAGTGCGTTGATGCCGGGAGCACCGTTGGTGCATGAGAAAGTGGGCGAGTACAAGCGGTACGGGGACGTCTACCCGGTTCAGGGGATGAACATCGCCCATCATCTCAAGATTCGCAAAGGGGACTATAAGCGTGGATGGGCCGAAGCGGATGTGACGGTCGAGGGCTTCACTTCGTTTCGTCCGTCTGACCACATTCCATTGGAACCAAGAGCCGCCCGAGCGGAGATCATGCCGGACGGTGAGATTCACATCCATGCCTCTACACAAGCTCCGTTTATCATAAAAAAGTTTTTTGCACGGTACTTTGACATCGATCCGGGACACTTGGTGGTGCATGTTCCCTTTGTCGGCGGCGGGTTTGGCGGCAAGGGTGCGGTGCAGTTGGAGTTCATCGCCTATTGCGCGTCCCTTGCGGTCGGCGGGCGGATGGTGGAAGTTTCGAACACACGGGAGGAAGACATGATCTCCTCGCCGTGCCACATCGGATTGGAAGCCCAGGTGAAACTGGCAGCGACGAGTGACGGACGCTTGACGGCGGCGCAGATCACCTATCTGTGGGACGGCGGGGCGTATGGCGACATGGCGGCGGTTATGGCGAAGGCGGGCGGAACGGATTGCACGGGACCGTATCGCATTCCGAATTTGTGGGCGGACTCGCTTTGTGTGTACACCAACCATACGTATGCGACGTCGTTTCGGGGATTTGCTCATCCGGAGCTTACGTTTGCCATCGAGCGGACGATGGATTTGCTGGCGAAGAAGCTCGGCATGGACCCGTTGGCTTTACGGGAGTTGAACGCCATCGGACCGGGGGATACGACGCCGACACAAGTCGAGCTGGATCACAGCAACATCGGGAATTTGCCTGCCTGCATTGATCGTCTGCGGGAGTTGATGGACTGGGAGAGCGGACAGATGCAAGTGTTGCCAAACGGGCGTGTACGGACGAAAGGAATTGCAACTTTGTGGAAAACGTCTTCGACGCCGACCGACGCCGGAGCGGGTGCCGTGTTGATTTTCAACAGTGACGGCAGCGTGAACCTCATGAATGGCGTGGTGGAGATCGGACAGGGCACCAAGACAGGGCTGGCGCAGATTGCGGCCGAGCGTTTGACGATCGATGTCAGCCACGTGCATGTGTCGTATGAAGTGAACACCAAGACGAACCCAACCCACTGGAAGACGGTCGCTTCCTCCTCCACGATGTTGGCGGGACGTGCGGTGATCGATGCGGCAGACGATGCGATTCGGCAGTTGAAATACAACGCCTCGCTGGTGCTGAACGTGCCGCCCGAAGCGTTGGATCTCGCCCAGGGGCGTGTGTTCGTTCGGGAGAATCCGAAGCAAGGCTTGGAGTTCAAAGAGATTGCGATGGGCTATCAATTTCCAAACGGGCTGACGATCGGCAAGCAGGTGATCGGACGGGGCAGCTACATCGTCCAATTGACGAATCTCGATCCGGAGACAGGTGCCGGAAAACCGGGCCCGCAATGGGCGGTGGCGGCGCAAGGCGTGGAGGTGGAGTTTGATCCGGTCGAGTGCCGATACCAAGTGCTTCGTGCGTACACGGTGCTCGACGGGGGTGTGATCATCAACCACCAAGCAGCTGTGACCCAGATGACGGGCGGCATGTCGATGGGCTTGAGCTGGGCTACGCGCGAATCTTTTCTCTATGACGAAAAAGCGAGGGTGCTGAACCCGCAGCTGCGTTTTTATAAAATTACACACTTTGGCGAGAATCCGGAGTTTGTCGTCGACTTCGTGCAGACGCCCTATGAAGAGGGACCGTATGGAGCACGCGGGATCGGAGAGTACGGAGTGATCGGGATGGCGGGAGCTCTCTCCAATGCCCTGTCACTGGCGGCGGGCGTGGAATTGCTTCATCTGCCGTTGACGCCGGAGTCGATTTGGCGGGCGAGAGGAGGAGGCTCATGA
- a CDS encoding GntP family permease codes for MFLDILAILVSLGLLMFVAYRGYPVIIFAPIFALLAAGLSGLALMPSYSESFMTQAANYVKSYFPIFLLGAIFGKVMEMNGAAASIAHNVVKAIGSKRAILAVVLACGILTYGGVSLFVVAFAVYPFAAALFREADIPKRLLPGTIALGAFTFTMDALPGTPQIQNIIPTAVFGTDAYAAPVVGIIGGLLVFTCGLLWLERRRRQAAAAGEGYGTGHRNEPEVVQAQLEAAATGVSKGVVEQPKYMSIWLALLPLVVVLVLNYVFSRTGLGADKWYDAGMLKQTFKIENVKNIVSSWALIGALTTGVVVALLINAREVKGKLAGGLTAAAAGALLAIFNTASEVGFGNVIKTLPGFSGIRDAILGGGSHPLLSEALAVNVLAGITGSASGGLSIALDVMGKQYLALANATGLSPELLHRIASMASGGMDTLPHNGAVITLLAITGLTHRQSYKDIFAITVVKTLTVFLLAGVLSIF; via the coding sequence GTGTTTTTAGACATCTTAGCTATTCTGGTCTCGTTGGGGTTGCTGATGTTCGTTGCCTACCGCGGGTATCCGGTCATCATCTTCGCCCCGATCTTCGCACTGTTGGCGGCAGGGCTTTCGGGCCTCGCTCTCATGCCAAGCTACAGTGAATCGTTTATGACGCAAGCTGCGAACTATGTGAAATCTTATTTTCCTATCTTTCTCTTGGGAGCAATCTTTGGCAAGGTGATGGAGATGAACGGGGCGGCGGCCTCCATTGCGCACAACGTCGTCAAGGCGATCGGCTCGAAGCGGGCCATCCTTGCCGTTGTGCTCGCGTGCGGCATCCTCACCTACGGCGGCGTCTCGCTGTTCGTCGTTGCATTTGCCGTGTATCCGTTTGCAGCGGCGCTGTTCCGCGAAGCTGACATCCCGAAACGCCTGTTGCCGGGCACGATTGCCCTCGGAGCGTTCACTTTCACGATGGACGCACTGCCGGGCACTCCGCAAATTCAGAACATCATCCCGACCGCAGTGTTTGGCACCGATGCGTATGCCGCACCGGTTGTGGGGATCATCGGAGGTCTGCTGGTCTTCACCTGCGGCTTGCTCTGGCTGGAACGTCGTCGTCGACAAGCGGCGGCTGCCGGAGAGGGCTACGGCACCGGGCATCGCAACGAGCCGGAGGTAGTTCAAGCTCAACTCGAAGCGGCTGCCACAGGAGTAAGCAAGGGTGTTGTTGAGCAGCCGAAGTACATGAGCATCTGGTTGGCGTTGTTGCCGCTGGTCGTCGTCCTTGTGCTGAACTATGTGTTCTCCCGCACGGGTTTGGGTGCCGACAAGTGGTATGACGCTGGGATGTTGAAACAGACGTTCAAGATCGAAAACGTGAAAAACATCGTGTCGTCTTGGGCTCTGATCGGCGCACTGACGACCGGAGTTGTGGTCGCTCTGCTGATCAATGCACGCGAAGTAAAAGGCAAGCTCGCCGGCGGGCTGACCGCTGCGGCGGCGGGGGCACTCCTCGCGATCTTCAACACTGCATCCGAAGTAGGTTTTGGCAACGTCATCAAAACTCTGCCGGGCTTCAGCGGCATTCGTGACGCAATCCTCGGCGGTGGCAGCCATCCGTTGCTTTCCGAAGCGCTGGCGGTGAACGTGTTGGCAGGGATCACCGGTTCGGCATCGGGCGGTCTCTCGATTGCACTCGATGTCATGGGCAAGCAGTATCTCGCCCTCGCCAATGCAACCGGCCTCTCGCCGGAACTGTTGCATCGGATCGCTTCGATGGCTTCCGGCGGTATGGACACTCTGCCGCACAACGGCGCGGTTATCACGCTGTTGGCGATCACCGGGTTGACCCACCGTCAGTCGTACAAGGACATTTTTGCCATTACCGTGGTGAAAACGCTTACCGTCTTCCTGTTGGCAGGCGTGCTGTCGATCTTCTAA
- a CDS encoding RNA polymerase sigma factor produces the protein MQEEWEDVYANHVEAVFRYLMCFLGHREDALDLSQETFVKAFGRWKSFTGSSSLRTWLIAIAHNLAVDRVRKAERQRLLQKLLRQQPTQGVEMPEEIAQMNEARQELYLHIRHLKADHRAVVALRGLQEFSVQEAADILGWTESKVKVTYHRAIKSLSGHYKEGEQNVYEVV, from the coding sequence ATGCAAGAGGAGTGGGAAGACGTATACGCGAACCACGTGGAGGCTGTGTTTCGCTATCTCATGTGCTTCCTTGGCCATCGAGAGGACGCTTTGGATTTGTCACAAGAGACGTTCGTAAAAGCGTTTGGGAGATGGAAGAGTTTCACGGGGAGTTCCTCTCTGCGCACGTGGCTGATCGCCATCGCGCACAATCTCGCCGTCGACCGCGTGCGCAAAGCGGAACGCCAGAGACTTTTGCAAAAACTCCTGCGCCAGCAACCGACGCAGGGAGTCGAGATGCCGGAGGAGATCGCACAAATGAACGAAGCGCGCCAAGAACTCTACCTGCACATCCGGCACTTGAAGGCGGATCATCGGGCCGTGGTTGCCTTACGCGGGTTGCAGGAGTTTTCGGTGCAAGAGGCGGCAGACATCCTCGGCTGGACGGAAAGCAAAGTCAAAGTCACGTACCACAGGGCGATCAAGTCGCTGAGCGGACACTACAAGGAGGGTGAACAGAATGTCTATGAGGTGGTCTGA